A window of Candidatus Poribacteria bacterium genomic DNA:
CGTGAAGATACGTTAGGAGTGCTGATTGTCGCGGATAAGGAGGGACGAGGAGGGACTACCCTAGATTTTACTGACGAAGATAGGGTGCTGCTTGAAGCTTTTGCCAATCAGGCGGGGGTGGCAATCGAAAATGCACAACTCTATCAAGAAGCACTAGAAGGGCGTCAACTACAGGCGGAGA
This region includes:
- a CDS encoding GAF domain-containing protein, yielding MAVPMRGREDTLGVLIVADKEGRGGTTLDFTDEDRVLLEAFANQAGVAIENAQLYQEALEGRQLQAE